From Prevotella melaninogenica, the proteins below share one genomic window:
- a CDS encoding alanine/glycine:cation symporter family protein, translating into MIELFSADGWLNQAIVSINYFTWTYILVAGLVICALWFTWRTRFVQFRMVGEMVRLLGESTGTHDEGEKHVSSFQAFAVSIASRVGTGNLAGVASAIAIGGPGAVFWMWVIALLGSATAFIESTLAQLYKRRHADSFIGGPAYYILHGMHCKWMAKLFAVLITMTFCMAYISIQSNTICGAMQKAFSIDQTWMGGALAILSLAIVFGGIQRIAKVSSVLVPLMAVGYVLLALVIIVMNIQLIPHVFRLIVENAFGFEQVAGGGLGATMMNGIKRGLFSNEAGEGSAPNIAATASTTHPVKQGLIQSLGVFTDTLLVCSCTAFIIIISGLYVNNSDSGILLTQLALESEVGAAGPIFIAIAIFFFAFSSIIGNYYYGEANVRFLTQKPSAILALRVITGGVMVMFGAIASLDLVWSIGDFFMALITICNLVAILTLGKYAFRLLDDYRQQKRAGVKSPVFKRETMPDIEKDIECWGQ; encoded by the coding sequence ATGATAGAATTATTTTCCGCAGACGGCTGGCTGAATCAAGCCATAGTATCTATCAATTATTTTACATGGACATATATCCTCGTAGCAGGACTCGTTATTTGTGCTTTATGGTTTACATGGCGGACGCGCTTTGTGCAGTTTCGCATGGTTGGCGAGATGGTTCGCCTATTAGGAGAATCGACAGGAACGCATGACGAAGGTGAGAAACACGTATCATCTTTTCAAGCTTTTGCAGTCTCAATTGCCTCACGTGTAGGTACTGGAAACCTTGCTGGTGTGGCAAGTGCGATAGCTATTGGTGGTCCTGGTGCTGTCTTTTGGATGTGGGTTATTGCCCTCTTAGGTTCTGCAACAGCCTTCATAGAGTCTACACTTGCCCAACTTTATAAGCGTCGTCATGCCGACTCGTTCATTGGTGGACCAGCCTATTACATTCTACATGGTATGCATTGTAAATGGATGGCGAAACTCTTTGCCGTACTGATTACAATGACCTTCTGTATGGCTTATATCTCCATACAGAGTAATACGATTTGTGGTGCTATGCAAAAGGCATTTTCTATTGATCAGACATGGATGGGTGGCGCTCTCGCTATACTCTCTTTAGCAATAGTTTTCGGTGGTATTCAGCGTATTGCAAAGGTCAGTAGCGTACTCGTTCCGCTGATGGCAGTGGGTTACGTACTCCTTGCTTTGGTCATTATTGTAATGAATATTCAACTCATTCCACACGTCTTCCGCCTTATCGTTGAGAACGCTTTTGGCTTTGAACAGGTTGCAGGTGGCGGCTTAGGTGCTACGATGATGAACGGTATTAAGCGTGGACTATTCAGTAATGAGGCGGGTGAGGGTTCTGCTCCAAATATTGCAGCGACCGCATCTACTACTCATCCCGTGAAACAAGGACTCATCCAGTCGCTCGGTGTATTCACAGATACGCTCCTCGTTTGTAGCTGTACGGCTTTTATCATTATCATCAGTGGACTTTATGTCAACAATTCCGACTCAGGAATTCTCCTTACTCAGCTTGCTTTAGAGAGCGAAGTGGGTGCAGCTGGTCCAATCTTTATAGCGATAGCCATCTTCTTCTTTGCTTTTAGCAGTATTATCGGAAACTATTATTATGGTGAGGCAAACGTACGATTCCTTACTCAAAAGCCTTCAGCCATTCTCGCTTTGCGTGTGATAACAGGTGGTGTAATGGTGATGTTTGGTGCCATTGCCAGCCTCGACCTTGTATGGAGTATTGGTGATTTCTTCATGGCACTCATCACAATTTGCAACCTCGTTGCTATCTTAACACTTGGTAAATATGCCTTCCGCCTACTCGATGATTATCGTCAACAGAAGCGCGCAGGCGTGAAGAGTCCTGTCTTCAAACGTGAGACAATGCCCGATATAGAAAAAGATATTGAATGCTGGGGGCAATAA
- a CDS encoding YitT family protein: MVRKRKNKFRDVREFLMIALAMIIGSFGWCAFLLPHHITIGGIAGIASVIQWGLDIPVQYTYLTINGILLFVALKILGWKFCVRTIFAVLVFAFSTSVLREVFAGHPLFSDEPFLACVVGGVLLGVGVSIALQYNASSGGSDVIAAMIHKYRDVSLGRVILACDLCIITSSYLVLENWEKVIYGYIVLFVMTYVVDYLINGMRGSVQFFVISEHWEEIGSAINNDVDRGCTVIEARGFYTGKKVGMLFVIARRSEAHSIYQVIDEIDPNAFVSQGAVNGVYGMGFDRMKVAHKKKTADEKVRTKE; the protein is encoded by the coding sequence ATGGTAAGAAAAAGAAAAAACAAGTTTAGAGATGTACGCGAATTCCTGATGATTGCATTGGCAATGATCATCGGCAGCTTTGGCTGGTGTGCATTCTTATTGCCACATCATATCACGATTGGTGGTATTGCGGGTATTGCATCGGTTATTCAGTGGGGTCTTGATATCCCTGTGCAGTATACCTACCTTACTATCAACGGAATACTGCTCTTTGTCGCGTTAAAGATATTGGGTTGGAAGTTCTGTGTCAGGACGATTTTTGCCGTACTGGTGTTCGCCTTTTCGACGTCGGTATTGCGTGAGGTCTTTGCTGGACATCCGTTGTTTTCAGACGAACCTTTCCTCGCCTGCGTTGTAGGTGGTGTGTTATTAGGTGTCGGAGTCAGCATCGCCTTGCAGTATAATGCCAGTTCGGGTGGTTCGGATGTCATTGCAGCAATGATTCACAAGTATCGTGATGTGTCACTCGGACGTGTCATCCTTGCTTGCGACCTTTGTATCATTACCTCCAGTTACTTAGTTTTGGAGAATTGGGAAAAGGTTATCTATGGTTACATAGTTCTCTTCGTAATGACCTATGTGGTGGATTACCTTATCAATGGTATGCGTGGTTCCGTGCAGTTCTTTGTTATTTCTGAACACTGGGAAGAGATTGGTTCTGCCATTAACAACGATGTTGATCGTGGCTGTACGGTTATTGAGGCTCGTGGATTCTACACTGGCAAGAAGGTGGGAATGCTCTTTGTCATCGCACGTCGTTCTGAAGCACACTCCATCTATCAAGTGATTGACGAAATAGACCCGAATGCCTTTGTGTCACAAGGTGCTGTCAATGGTGTCTATGGCATGGGGTTTGATAGAATGAAAGTAGCACATAAAAAGAAAACAGCTGACGAAAAAGTCAGAACAAAAGAATAA
- the cmk gene encoding (d)CMP kinase: MKKITIAIDGFSSCGKSTMAKDLAKEIGYIYVDTGAMYRSVTLYALRHNLFNADGTIREEELQAQMKDINISFQLNKETGRPETYLNGENVENEIRTMEVSSHVSPIATLAFVRKALVEQQQRMGAEKGIVMDGRDIGTVVFPNAELKIFVTASAEVRAQRRYDELKAKGMEADFADILKNVQERDYIDSHRETSPLRKADDALELDNSQLTIAEQKQWLYNQYLKAAEA, from the coding sequence ATGAAGAAAATAACTATCGCCATCGACGGCTTTTCATCATGTGGAAAGAGCACAATGGCAAAAGATCTTGCCAAAGAGATTGGCTATATCTATGTAGACACGGGTGCTATGTATCGCTCCGTTACACTCTATGCGCTACGTCATAACCTCTTCAACGCAGACGGAACCATCCGCGAAGAGGAGTTGCAGGCACAGATGAAGGATATCAACATCAGTTTCCAACTCAATAAGGAGACGGGGCGTCCAGAAACATATCTCAATGGTGAGAATGTTGAGAACGAAATCCGTACGATGGAGGTGTCATCTCATGTTAGCCCTATCGCCACACTCGCCTTTGTGCGTAAGGCTCTCGTTGAACAGCAGCAACGCATGGGAGCAGAGAAAGGTATCGTTATGGACGGTCGCGACATCGGTACGGTGGTATTCCCAAATGCCGAACTTAAAATATTCGTTACCGCATCAGCTGAGGTACGTGCGCAACGTCGTTACGACGAGTTGAAGGCGAAGGGAATGGAAGCAGACTTTGCCGACATCCTTAAGAATGTGCAAGAGCGTGACTATATCGACTCTCATCGTGAGACATCACCGCTTCGCAAGGCTGATGATGCTCTCGAACTCGACAACAGTCAGCTCACAATTGCCGAGCAAAAGCAGTGGCTTTACAACCAGTATCTAAAGGCTGCAGAAGCATAA
- a CDS encoding polyprenyl synthetase family protein — protein sequence MYTANEILSKVNEYINNLTYDRKPQSLYEPIKYVLSLGGKRIRPTLMLLSYNLFKDDPETILSPACALETYHNYTLLHDDLMDDAPLRRGQQTVHVRWDANTAILSGDSMLVLAFERMAQCDSRHLSEVLRLFTVTALEIGEGQQYDMEFENRNDVKEEEYIEMIRLKTSVLLACAMKIGAILADAPAEDVENLYKFGEQIGLAFQLQDDYLDVYGDPKVFGKKIGGDIICNKKTYMLINAFNKANARQCKELEKWIGCENFNHEEKVAAVTELYNSIGVDKMAIERINYYFDEANKYIAAVNLPDERKAELLAYAQKMLHRKW from the coding sequence ATGTACACTGCTAATGAAATTCTGAGTAAAGTAAACGAGTATATAAACAACCTTACTTATGACCGCAAGCCACAAAGCTTGTACGAACCGATAAAATACGTCCTCTCATTGGGAGGGAAGCGCATCCGTCCTACGCTGATGCTGCTTTCTTACAATCTTTTTAAGGACGACCCAGAGACGATTCTCTCACCGGCTTGCGCCCTTGAGACCTATCATAACTATACACTCTTGCACGATGACTTGATGGATGATGCTCCGCTTCGTCGCGGACAGCAGACTGTCCATGTGCGTTGGGATGCCAATACGGCTATCTTATCGGGTGACTCAATGCTTGTTTTGGCTTTCGAAAGAATGGCTCAGTGCGACAGCAGACACCTCAGTGAAGTGCTTCGACTCTTCACCGTTACGGCACTTGAGATTGGTGAGGGTCAGCAGTACGACATGGAGTTTGAGAATCGTAATGACGTAAAGGAAGAAGAATACATCGAGATGATTCGTCTTAAGACCAGTGTTCTGTTAGCTTGTGCGATGAAGATTGGTGCTATCCTTGCCGATGCTCCTGCAGAAGATGTAGAGAATCTCTACAAGTTTGGCGAGCAGATTGGTCTTGCCTTCCAACTGCAAGACGATTATCTTGACGTCTATGGCGACCCAAAGGTATTCGGTAAGAAGATAGGTGGCGATATTATTTGCAACAAGAAGACCTACATGCTCATCAATGCTTTTAACAAGGCGAATGCTCGTCAGTGTAAGGAGTTGGAGAAATGGATTGGCTGTGAGAACTTCAATCACGAGGAGAAGGTTGCTGCCGTCACTGAGTTGTATAACAGCATCGGCGTTGACAAGATGGCTATTGAGCGCATCAACTATTATTTTGATGAAGCAAACAAATATATTGCGGCAGTAAACCTTCCTGATGAACGCAAGGCTGAACTGTTAGCGTATGCACAGAAGATGCTACATAGGAAGTGGTGA
- a CDS encoding energy transducer TonB, with translation MEIKKSNRADLENKRWIGFLLGIIVALSFFFVAMEYNATGSDDDSANTKTIKNVTLHDMDMLPAIDQQDLAKTQEDKKPTMEDMLNLKRRDIPNKVTPHDAGSMNSNDKKTGAPQVSNEPIVMPMVTTTPEPPKIKEEAKKEMEKMTDDNSDKVVERYDDKVSKRILSETPTPPGGWVEFMKWLTKTLQYPAAAKENKLQGTVNITFIINADGTVDDVRIKSGKVPILNDEVLRVLKTMGKWKPGIEKNKPCRSLIEIPFVFQLA, from the coding sequence TTGGAAATAAAGAAGTCAAATAGAGCAGATTTAGAGAATAAGCGGTGGATTGGTTTCCTATTGGGAATCATCGTTGCACTGTCTTTCTTCTTTGTTGCCATGGAGTATAATGCAACGGGGAGTGACGATGATTCGGCTAATACTAAGACCATCAAGAATGTCACACTCCACGATATGGACATGCTGCCTGCCATTGACCAGCAAGACCTTGCCAAGACACAAGAAGACAAGAAGCCTACGATGGAGGACATGCTCAACCTTAAACGCCGTGATATTCCGAATAAGGTTACGCCTCACGATGCAGGAAGTATGAACTCGAACGATAAGAAGACGGGGGCTCCACAGGTAAGTAACGAACCGATTGTTATGCCGATGGTAACTACTACTCCTGAACCTCCGAAGATAAAAGAAGAGGCTAAGAAGGAGATGGAGAAGATGACCGATGACAATTCCGACAAGGTTGTAGAACGCTATGACGACAAGGTTAGCAAGCGAATACTCTCCGAAACACCAACACCACCGGGCGGATGGGTGGAGTTTATGAAATGGCTTACAAAGACATTGCAATATCCTGCTGCTGCAAAGGAGAACAAACTGCAGGGAACGGTGAATATTACTTTCATCATCAATGCTGATGGTACGGTTGATGATGTCAGAATTAAGAGTGGTAAGGTACCTATTCTCAACGACGAAGTACTACGCGTTCTCAAGACAATGGGTAAGTGGAAGCCAGGCATTGAGAAGAATAAACCATGCCGTTCGCTGATAGAGATTCCGTTTGTCTTCCAACTTGCATAA
- a CDS encoding TatD family hydrolase, with translation MIIDTHAHLDVEDFADDLPEVISRAHEAGVGKIFLPAIDLKSVDTVLAVCRQFPDTCYPMIGLQPEEVRDDWREVLDAMHERILLSLRQKVEGTAKPGETVIAIGEVGLDFYWTREYEKQQLAAFEEAVKWSVETRLPLMIHCRKAQSEMLHIMRPYEKELPGGVFHCFTGNQKEAEAFLRFDRFVLGVGGVSTFKSSHLREDFPAAVPLDRIVLETDSPYMAPVPHRGKRNESAFIVEVMRTLALSYGIDEAEFARQTNENVCRVFGIG, from the coding sequence ATGATAATAGACACCCACGCCCATTTAGATGTAGAAGACTTTGCTGACGACCTCCCAGAGGTTATCAGTCGTGCCCACGAGGCAGGTGTAGGAAAGATTTTCCTACCAGCTATCGACCTCAAATCAGTGGATACTGTATTGGCTGTTTGCCGACAGTTTCCTGACACCTGCTATCCAATGATTGGACTGCAGCCAGAGGAGGTGCGCGATGATTGGCGTGAAGTGTTGGACGCTATGCACGAACGAATCCTACTATCGCTTCGACAGAAGGTAGAGGGAACAGCCAAACCAGGTGAGACAGTGATTGCGATTGGTGAGGTAGGACTTGATTTCTATTGGACACGTGAATACGAGAAACAGCAGCTTGCTGCCTTTGAGGAGGCTGTGAAATGGAGCGTTGAGACACGTCTTCCGCTGATGATTCACTGCCGTAAGGCACAGAGTGAGATGCTACATATCATGCGACCATACGAAAAGGAATTGCCGGGTGGTGTCTTCCACTGCTTTACCGGTAATCAGAAGGAGGCAGAGGCATTCCTCCGTTTCGACCGCTTCGTGCTTGGTGTGGGTGGTGTATCAACCTTTAAAAGCAGTCACCTGCGCGAAGATTTCCCTGCAGCAGTACCCCTTGACCGCATCGTTCTTGAGACTGACAGCCCTTACATGGCTCCTGTTCCTCATCGTGGTAAGCGTAACGAGAGTGCTTTCATCGTAGAAGTAATGCGCACCCTTGCTCTTAGCTATGGTATTGACGAGGCTGAGTTTGCACGACAAACCAATGAGAATGTGTGTAGGGTGTTTGGTATTGGGTGA
- the mnmA gene encoding tRNA 2-thiouridine(34) synthase MnmA — protein sequence MNIQELEGKRIAVLLSGGVDSSVVVYEFARLGLHPDCFYIKIGPEEKEDWDCNSEEDLEMATLVARRFGCKLEVIDCHKEYWDKVTRYTMEKVKAGFTPNPDVMCNRLIKFGAFDEKMGHDYDLIATGHYAQTEWIDGRKWLTTSPDPVKDQTDFLAQIYDWQLKKAIFPIGHYEKNEVREIAERENLINAHRKDSQGICFLGNIDYNEYVRRYLGEEIGDVIELETGKKIGEHKGLWFHTIGQRKGLGLGGGPWFVIKKDVTKNILYVSHGYDPATAYKKDFPLHDFHFLTEGITTLPEKITFKIRHTPEYHPATVEQLSDGRCIIHSTENIHGVAPGQFCVVYDEQHHRCFGSGEITL from the coding sequence ATGAATATTCAGGAACTCGAAGGTAAGCGTATTGCCGTTCTCCTTTCTGGAGGTGTTGACAGCTCGGTTGTGGTCTATGAGTTTGCACGATTAGGACTACATCCAGACTGTTTCTATATCAAGATAGGACCGGAAGAGAAGGAAGACTGGGACTGTAACTCTGAAGAAGACCTTGAAATGGCTACACTTGTGGCACGCCGCTTTGGCTGTAAGTTGGAAGTCATCGACTGTCATAAGGAGTATTGGGACAAGGTGACACGCTATACCATGGAGAAGGTGAAGGCTGGTTTTACGCCTAACCCAGATGTGATGTGCAACCGACTGATAAAGTTTGGGGCTTTTGATGAGAAGATGGGACATGACTATGATCTCATCGCAACGGGTCATTATGCACAGACAGAATGGATTGACGGACGTAAATGGCTCACCACAAGTCCTGATCCAGTCAAAGACCAGACAGACTTCTTAGCACAGATTTATGACTGGCAGCTGAAGAAAGCAATCTTCCCTATTGGCCACTACGAGAAGAATGAGGTGCGAGAGATTGCCGAGCGAGAGAATCTTATCAATGCGCACCGAAAGGATTCGCAGGGAATCTGCTTCCTTGGAAATATCGACTATAATGAGTATGTACGCCGCTATTTAGGCGAAGAAATAGGCGACGTCATCGAACTTGAAACGGGAAAGAAGATTGGCGAACACAAAGGACTATGGTTCCATACTATCGGGCAACGGAAGGGACTCGGTCTTGGCGGTGGCCCTTGGTTCGTTATCAAAAAAGATGTAACTAAAAATATCCTGTATGTAAGTCATGGCTACGACCCTGCTACAGCCTACAAAAAAGATTTCCCGCTCCATGACTTCCACTTCCTAACAGAAGGTATCACAACCTTACCTGAGAAGATTACCTTCAAGATTCGCCACACACCTGAGTACCATCCAGCAACTGTTGAACAGTTGTCGGACGGTAGGTGTATCATTCACTCTACCGAAAATATCCATGGCGTTGCCCCTGGACAATTCTGTGTTGTCTATGATGAACAGCACCATCGCTGCTTTGGTTCTGGAGAAATAACGTTGTAA
- a CDS encoding DoxX family protein: MKCLELLFPKAESTKTSLILLVSRLVFGLTFASHGLDKLLHFSETATHFPAPFGMSGEVAVGLSIFGELVCGLAFAFGFLTRLALLPMIFTMLVAFTTVHGGSVSGGELAFLYLVIFVLSWFAGAGKFSVDGIIRSKISRGN; the protein is encoded by the coding sequence ATGAAATGTTTAGAATTACTATTCCCAAAAGCTGAGAGTACAAAGACATCACTTATTTTATTGGTATCACGCCTTGTGTTTGGATTGACATTTGCGAGCCACGGACTCGACAAGTTACTGCACTTCTCAGAAACAGCTACACACTTCCCTGCACCCTTCGGAATGAGTGGTGAGGTGGCAGTAGGATTGAGTATTTTCGGCGAGTTAGTGTGTGGTTTGGCTTTTGCCTTCGGTTTCCTCACACGTTTAGCACTCTTGCCAATGATTTTCACCATGCTCGTTGCTTTCACAACCGTTCATGGCGGTTCAGTCAGTGGTGGTGAGTTAGCCTTCCTTTACCTTGTCATCTTCGTTCTCTCATGGTTCGCTGGTGCTGGCAAGTTCTCAGTTGATGGCATCATCAGAAGCAAGATAAGTCGGGGTAATTGA
- the porQ gene encoding type IX secretion system protein PorQ, which yields MKKIVFTLLLTLFAVVIRAQESQTEYNFLRLPVSAHAAALGGENITIIEDDPSLMFSNPALASSVSDKTVGLSYMNYMRGAHYMGASYTKALGEKATLAGGVQYMNYGKMKEVDANNVQTGTFNASEIAVEGIFSYELARNLVGGITAKFITSYIGSYNSMAVGVDLGLNWYEPERQWSVSLVAKNLGGQIKAYEEEYGKMPIDVQVGVSKTFAALPVRVSATLVDLTHYDYRFINHLNLGAEVLLSESIWVGGGYNFRKADEMTIGKDENASVHGAGFSVGAGINLEQFKLNLAYGKYHAASNSILVNLAYSF from the coding sequence ATGAAAAAAATCGTTTTCACCCTCCTGTTAACCCTTTTTGCGGTTGTAATACGAGCGCAGGAGAGTCAAACTGAATACAACTTCCTACGACTTCCAGTGAGTGCGCATGCTGCTGCATTGGGTGGAGAGAATATTACTATCATTGAAGACGACCCCTCACTGATGTTCTCTAATCCTGCTTTGGCTTCTTCCGTAAGCGATAAAACCGTGGGACTTAGTTACATGAATTATATGCGTGGAGCTCATTATATGGGTGCTTCTTATACGAAAGCATTGGGTGAGAAAGCAACGCTTGCAGGTGGTGTGCAGTATATGAACTACGGAAAGATGAAGGAAGTTGATGCTAACAACGTACAAACTGGTACTTTCAATGCCAGCGAAATCGCTGTTGAAGGTATCTTCTCCTACGAATTAGCACGTAATCTGGTGGGTGGTATCACGGCAAAATTCATTACTTCTTACATTGGTAGTTATAACTCTATGGCGGTGGGTGTAGACCTTGGTCTCAATTGGTATGAGCCTGAAAGACAGTGGTCGGTATCCTTAGTTGCCAAGAACCTCGGTGGACAGATTAAGGCATACGAAGAGGAGTATGGTAAGATGCCGATTGATGTGCAGGTGGGTGTGAGCAAGACTTTTGCTGCCCTCCCTGTCAGAGTGTCTGCTACGCTTGTCGATCTTACGCATTATGACTATCGTTTTATCAATCACCTCAATCTCGGAGCAGAAGTCTTACTGTCTGAAAGTATTTGGGTTGGTGGTGGTTACAACTTCCGTAAGGCAGACGAAATGACCATTGGTAAGGATGAGAACGCCAGTGTGCATGGTGCAGGATTCAGTGTCGGAGCTGGTATCAACCTTGAACAATTCAAACTCAACCTTGCCTACGGTAAGTATCATGCAGCCAGCAACTCGATATTGGTGAACTTGGCGTACTCCTTTTAG
- the feoB gene encoding ferrous iron transport protein B: protein MKLSELKTGETGVIVKVSGHGGFRKRIIEMGFIKGKTVEVLLNAPLQDPVKYKIMGYEVSLRHSEADQIEVLSDVKTHSFGNEEEQEDNQVEMDSTTYDSTDKELTPEKQSDAVRRKSHTINVALVGNPNCGKTSLFNFASGAHERVGNYSGVTVDAKVGRAEFDGYVFNLVDLPGTYSLSAYSPEELYVRKQLVDKTPDVVINVIDSSNLERNLYLTTQLIDMHIRMVCALNMFDETEQRGDHIDAHKLSELFGVPMIPTVFTNGRGVKELFRQIIAVYEGKEDESLQFRHIHINHGHEIENGIKEMQEHLKKYPELCHRYSTRYLAIKLLEHDKDVEQLVSPLGDSIEIFNHRDTAAARVKEETGNDSETAIMDAKYGFINGALKEANFSTGDKKDTYQTTHVIDHVLTNKYFGFPIFFFVLLVMFTATFVIGQYPMDWIEAGVGWLGEFISTNMPAGPVKDMIVDGIIGGVGAVIVFLPQILILYFFISYMEDCGYMSRAAFIMDRLMHKMGLHGKSFIPLIMGFGCNVPAVMATRTIESRRSRLITMLILPLMSCSARLPIYVMITGSFFALKYRSLAMLSLYIIGVLMAVVVSRLFSAFVVKGEDTPFVMELPPYRFPTWKAIGRHTWEKGKQYLKKMGGIILVASIIVWALGYFPLPDDPNMDNQARQEQSYIGRIGKAVEPVFRPQGFNWKLDVGLLSGMGAKEIVASTMGVLYSNDDSFSDDSSYSSETGKYSKLHNLITKDVATIHHISYEEAEPIATLTAFSFLLFVLLYFPCVATIAAIKGETGSWGWALFAAGYTTALAWIVSAVVFQVGMLFM from the coding sequence ATGAAACTATCAGAATTAAAGACTGGAGAAACTGGTGTTATCGTAAAGGTATCGGGACACGGTGGTTTTCGTAAACGAATCATAGAGATGGGATTTATCAAGGGTAAGACCGTTGAGGTATTGCTCAATGCACCCTTGCAAGACCCCGTTAAATATAAGATTATGGGTTATGAGGTTAGTCTTCGTCATAGCGAGGCTGACCAGATTGAGGTATTGTCGGATGTGAAGACTCACTCTTTTGGGAATGAGGAGGAGCAGGAAGACAATCAGGTTGAGATGGATTCAACCACATACGACAGTACGGACAAGGAGCTAACGCCCGAGAAACAATCAGATGCTGTGCGCCGTAAGAGCCATACAATCAATGTGGCACTTGTCGGTAACCCTAATTGCGGTAAGACATCGCTCTTCAACTTTGCATCGGGAGCACACGAACGAGTAGGTAATTATTCGGGTGTGACGGTTGATGCGAAGGTGGGACGTGCTGAGTTTGATGGCTATGTTTTTAACCTTGTTGACCTGCCTGGTACCTATAGTCTTTCAGCCTATAGTCCTGAAGAACTCTACGTGCGTAAGCAGTTGGTTGACAAGACACCAGACGTAGTCATCAATGTGATAGACTCGTCTAACCTTGAGCGCAACCTCTATCTTACAACCCAGCTGATAGACATGCACATACGTATGGTTTGTGCGCTAAATATGTTTGATGAGACTGAACAGCGTGGTGACCATATTGATGCACATAAGCTTTCTGAGCTCTTCGGAGTGCCGATGATACCAACAGTATTCACCAATGGTAGAGGTGTGAAGGAACTCTTCCGCCAGATTATTGCCGTTTATGAAGGGAAAGAAGACGAGTCGTTGCAGTTCCGTCATATCCATATCAACCACGGACATGAGATAGAGAATGGTATTAAAGAGATGCAGGAGCATTTAAAGAAATACCCTGAACTCTGCCATCGCTACTCTACCCGCTATCTTGCCATCAAGCTGTTAGAGCATGACAAGGACGTAGAGCAACTCGTTAGTCCGTTAGGTGATTCGATTGAGATATTCAATCATCGTGATACGGCAGCCGCTCGTGTAAAGGAAGAGACGGGTAATGATAGCGAAACAGCCATCATGGATGCCAAGTATGGTTTTATTAATGGTGCGCTGAAGGAAGCAAACTTCTCGACAGGTGATAAGAAAGACACCTATCAAACCACCCATGTCATCGACCATGTATTGACAAACAAATACTTTGGTTTCCCAATCTTTTTCTTTGTACTGTTGGTAATGTTCACGGCAACCTTCGTCATTGGTCAGTATCCAATGGATTGGATAGAGGCTGGTGTGGGTTGGTTAGGCGAGTTCATTTCTACGAATATGCCTGCCGGACCAGTAAAAGATATGATTGTTGATGGTATTATCGGTGGTGTAGGAGCTGTTATTGTATTTCTTCCTCAGATATTAATACTTTACTTCTTTATCTCCTACATGGAGGACTGCGGCTATATGTCACGTGCCGCCTTCATCATGGACCGACTGATGCACAAGATGGGACTGCATGGAAAGTCGTTTATTCCACTTATCATGGGCTTCGGTTGTAATGTGCCAGCGGTGATGGCAACACGTACGATTGAGAGTCGGAGGAGTAGATTGATAACAATGTTGATTCTCCCCTTGATGAGTTGTTCGGCTCGTCTACCTATCTACGTAATGATTACGGGTTCGTTCTTTGCGTTGAAATATCGTTCGCTTGCCATGCTCTCCTTATATATAATAGGTGTGTTGATGGCAGTGGTGGTGAGTCGTTTGTTCTCAGCTTTTGTGGTCAAAGGTGAGGATACACCATTTGTGATGGAGCTACCACCTTACCGTTTCCCAACATGGAAGGCGATTGGTCGCCATACATGGGAGAAAGGTAAGCAGTATCTTAAAAAGATGGGAGGTATTATCCTTGTTGCTTCTATCATCGTATGGGCTTTAGGCTACTTCCCTCTTCCAGACGATCCGAACATGGATAATCAAGCACGACAAGAACAAAGCTATATCGGACGAATCGGTAAAGCCGTTGAGCCAGTGTTCCGTCCACAGGGTTTCAATTGGAAATTGGATGTTGGTTTATTGTCTGGTATGGGTGCAAAAGAGATTGTTGCATCAACAATGGGCGTACTCTATTCTAATGATGATAGCTTCTCTGACGACAGCAGTTATAGTAGTGAGACAGGTAAATACTCAAAGCTACATAATCTGATTACAAAGGATGTAGCGACAATACATCACATCAGCTACGAGGAAGCAGAGCCTATTGCAACGCTGACAGCCTTCTCTTTCCTCCTCTTTGTACTGCTTTACTTCCCTTGTGTAGCCACGATAGCAGCTATTAAAGGCGAAACAGGCAGTTGGGGTTGGGCTCTCTTTGCTGCTGGTTACACTACAGCATTAGCTTGGATCGTTAGTGCTGTGGTCTTCCAAGTGGGCATGCTGTTCATGTGA